The DNA window TAAATTAAATTATTAAAAGCAAAGGTACTTATATAGGAAATCTCCATTTTTTATTGTATCTTCTATATATAAAACTTTAGGAGGTTCTTTATGGAAAATATTGATTTCAATAATATTGAATTTATCATTATTATTCAATGTTCAATTGCAAAAAGAAGATGCAGTGGATTTTACTGCGTTCAATCATTTTATGATAAAAAAGGTACATTTCTAAATTATCCAAAAGATAAAAACATAATGTACCTTTCAATGGAGTGTGGAGGATGCTGCGGAAAAGGTGTTTCTAGTTTAATAGGGCACTTTAATAAAAAAATGGTTGATTTTTATAAAATTCCAAAAGATAAAACTGTAATTCACTTAGCTTCTTGCATGACAAATGATCAACATCATTATGATAGATGTCCTCATATTGAATATATTAAAAACATCATTGTCAAAAAGCATGGTTTTAAAAATGTTGTAGAAGGAACTTATATATCCGTTAAATCAACAAATTTAAGGGATAAAGAAATATATAATAAGTATTAGACTCATTTAGAAATACTCTTTAATTCATCTAAATATATTTCACCTAATTTTTGGTATATTTTTAAAGCTTCAATAACTTTCATTCCTTTATCGTCAGTTATATAATATTGAACGTTTAGTGGATAACCTAGGAATTTTTCTTTAGATACAAGCTTATATTCCAACAGTTCATTCAATTGTTCTAAAAGTATCTTTTGACTAATTCCTTTAATGTCTTTTTGTAATTGTGAAAGTGAAGGATTTTTTCGATAATAAATCTGCCACATAATAACAGTTTTCCATTTGCCTCTTAGAATATCATGAATAAATTCTAAAGGGCATGTATATTCTTTTCTTAGTTTCATGAATATTCTCCTTTTAGTTTATTTATTATTTTACTACATGCAAAAAAAAATTTAAAGTACCCACAAAAAAGTAAGTACTATTCAATTTCTAAAAAGCAAATTATAATAAAATATTATTTTAGTTATAGGAGGTTATTTTTATGAAAAAAGCTTTATTGATTATTGATTTACAAAATGATTATTTTCCACAAGGTAAATTTCCCCTTTGGAATACAGAAGTTACTTTAAACAATATTCTAGAAACTATCAAAATATGTAAAGATAAAAATTATCCGATAGTTCATATTCAACATATTGCTGATCCTAATTTAGGTTTAGCACCATTTTTCATTAAAGATTCAGAGGGAGTTCAAATAGTTCCTGAAATATTAGAGGCTGCACCTAATGCTCCTATAGTTATAAAAACATATGCTGACGGATTTGTAAAAACTAATTTAAATGAAGTTCTAGAAAAGTTAGATGTAGATGAGCTTTTAGTTTGTGGAATGATGACACAAAATTGTGTTACTCATACATCTATTTCAAACAAAAAAACTAAAAATTATAAAACATCTATTTTAATGGATGCATGCACATCTGTATCAGAGCCAATTCATTTAATTGGTTTAGCTGCTACTTTAACTTGGGATGTTTCTTTAATTTCATACAAAGATATTTAATCTATGACTGAAAAAATTTAAGAGTTTTAATAAAATCAAGAGGCTGACCAATAAAGTTAGCCTATTTACTTTTAATCACAATATATAGTGGTTTTACTTCCAACAAAATACAATATGTTGTGGTTAATTTATTTGTTTTTTGCTTTTTGGCCAGCCTCTTTAATTAAAGTTTTTTTGTATTTTTCAAATTATATAGCATTAGTTCTCTAAATTTTTCTTCTAAAATTTTTTTCAAAATCTCTCTTTCTTTAGAAAAAGTTGTAATATCATTTGTTTTAATCATTTCTAAAGTATAAATCAACTTATACTTCTATTAACTTTCTGAATTATTTATATGCTTCCACCAATACCTTTAAACTTCTCCACAAAGGTAGATATTTTCTTGAATACAGTACTTTTTTTAGTTAAGTAGTTAGGATTAAGAGGACTCATCTTAGGTATAATTTCGTTTAATTCAGTTCCATTATCACTAGCCTGTTCTTTTTTTAGTGATGTTAGTATGTATCTTTTAGCTGCATCAGTATTGAGTTTTTCTTCTTTAATTAACTCTTCAACCTCTTTCACTTGTTCCATTTGAGCAAATGAGAAAAATGCCTCTATGATACTAGCTTTATTGTCAAATTTATCTAAATCAGTACTATTGATAAAATCCACTATTAAACTTTCTTTTGCACGATTTCCTGTGCTTGATCTAATTAAACGACGCACATCTCCAATCAATGCATCCTTACTTTTTACTTTTTTATGTTTATCAAAAATCAACTCAAGAATATAGTCTAAATTTATCTCTTGTGACTTTAAAAGATCCACTTCAAAAACGATATCATCCCATTGTAGTGTAGAATCGTCTCCAACTGCCCCCTTCTTCTCTCGACGAAGCCACTCTCGAATATCATTATATGTAGAACGATAATCTTGAATCACTCTTTCTTTAGGCATCTCAATATTTTTCATACTCTCTATATCTTCATCACTTACATAATACATAGCTTTGAACTCTTCAACCATTTTAGAATCATCCATATCAAGAGCTTGTAAAGCTTTCAACCTTGTAAATTCATCATAATTTTGTAATATGTTCTCAACTCTTAAATACTCACCAAATAGTTTAGCAAAATCCTTTTTATCTCTCTCAGTAGCGATATCATCAACATTAGGGAAACGAGAATTCAATTCTCTAACTATCTCTATATATCCACGACGAGCTGCACCTGTACTAATATCAGCGAACCCTTCCATGTACTCTTTATAACTTTTTTCTAGAACCACATTCTTTGTATTCTTATCGCCAAATAAAGTTATAGCATCTATTGTTGCCTGTTCTAAATCTCTAAATGTAACTATATTTCCAAAATTCTTTGTAGAATCGTAGATACGGTTTGTTCTTGAGAATGCTTGTATTAATCCATGATAACGTAAGTTCTTATCAACAAACAAGGTATTTAATGTTGGAGCATCAAATCCTGTTAAAAACATTCCAACTACAATCAATAAATCAATTTCTTGCTTTCTCACTCTATTAGCAAGATCACGATAATAGTTTTGAAATTCTTTACTATCAATTCCAAAGTTTGTTTTAAACATGGTATTATAGTCATTAATTGCAGAGTTTAGAAACTCCTTTGCACTTTGATTCATTGCTGAAGGTTCAAAAGTTTCATCAAGAATTTCCCCGATAGAGTTTTGTTCTTCATTAGCTGCAAAAGAGAAGATAGTTGCAATTTTTAAAGGTTTCTCACTATTCTTTTGTAAATTTGTTAATGTTTCATAATAAAGTTTTGCTGCATCAACGCTACTTACAGTAAACATTGCATTAAATCCTTTTTCACCATTATATGTTCGATGAGTTTTTACTTTGAAGTTATTCAAAATATATTGAGATATCTCTTTGATTCTTTCTGGATGTAAAAAGGCTATCTTTGCTTCTGCTGAAGTTAGTTTATCCTCATCTTGTTCCATCTCAAGAGATTTAAACTTAGGACGTACATCATTATAATCAACTTTAAATTTAAGAACTTTCTCATCTCTAATTGCATCAGTTATAACATACGAGTGTAACTCTGTACCAAATACACTTGCAGTAGTTTCAGAACCTAAAGCATTTTCTGTAAATATTGGTGTTCCAGTAAATCCAAATTGATAATATTTCTTAAATTTCTTAGCAATATTTTTTTGAGCTTCACCAAATTGTGAACGATGAGCTTCGTCAAAAATAAAGACAACTTGTTTATTATATATTGGTAAATCTGCTTCAGTTTTGATTAGGTTATTTAACTTTTGAATAGTAGTTACAATGATTTTATTGTCATCTTTCTCAACGTTTTTTTTAAGTCCAGCAGTATTTTCAGATCCATTAACACTATCTGGAGAAAAACGTTGATACTCTTTCATTGTTTGATAATCTAAATCTTTTCTATCTACAACAAAGAATACCTTATCTATAAAATCTAACTCTGTAGCTAAACGTGCAGCTTTAAAACTTGTTAAAGTTTTTCCTGATCCTGTGGTATGCCAGATATACCCCCCACTTTCAAGAGTCTTCCACTTTTTAGCTAAATACGAACTTTTTATCTTCCACAAGATTCTTTCTGTTGCAGCTATTTGGTAAGGTCTCATAATTAGTAGTATGTTATTTGAATCAAAAACAGAGTAGTGTAGTAGTATATCTAATAGCGTATTCTTTTGAAAAAACGTTGCAGTAAAATCTTTTAAATCTCTAATCAGAGTGTTATCAGATTTTGCCCAGTTCATAGTAAAGTCAAAACTATTTTTATCTCTCTTTGTAGTATTAGCAAAGTATCTTGTATCTGTACCATTTGAAATTACACAAATCTGAAGATATTTAAATAAAGAGTTATCAGCATTAAAGCTCTCTTTAGTATATCTATTAACCTGATTAAATGCTTCACGAATAGCAATTCCACGTTTCTTTAGTTCCACTTGAATTAAAGGTAATCCATTAACTAAAATTGTTACATCATAACGATTACTTTGAGTTCCTTTTTGTTCAAACTGTGAAATAACCTGCAATTTATTTCTACTCATATTTTTCTTATCAACAAGGTAAATATTTTTAATTCGACCATCATCAAAGGTAAAATCATAAATATAATCATCATGAATTTTACGAGTTTTATCTATATAGTTATCACTCGGTTTATCTAAATACTCCTCACAAAATCTTCTCCATTCAGAGTCTAGAAATTTGATTTCATTAAGAGTTTCTAGTTGTATTCTAATATTTTTTAACATCTCTTTTGTATTAATAAGCTTAGGTAAGTATTCATAACCTTGATTTTGTAAATCTTTTATAAGTTCAGCTTCTAATTGAGCTTCAGTTTGATAACTTACACCTTGTTGAGCTATTTTGTCATATTTATCTAAAACTATAAAATTATTAGTTTCTGTAATTGGTTTATAGTCAGCCATAAATTCCCCTTTGTTTTAGTTGATTTCGCTTTCAATAGCAACATCTTTTCCACTAAAAGCCATTCCTATTTTTATTACCTTTGATACCCCATTATTTTTCATAGATATATCGTATTTTTTCTCATCTATTTGAGCTAAAGCCTCTTTTGCTTTTTCTCCAATACTATTTTTATCCCCTATTTTAAACTCAAAAATTAGTCCAAAGTTCTTCTTATCTTTAGGCTCTAAAGCGATATCATATCTTCCATAACCACTCTCTCTATTAGAAGTTATTATATATTTATCACCTAGCGTTAAAAGAAGTCCAAGCATAAAATGATGATAATACTTCTCGCTATCTCCAGCATCGTGATAACTCACTGCTGATAGATACATTCTCTTAAATTTATTTACAAATGAATTTAATTCACCTAAAAATAAATCCTCTATCATAGTTCCATAAAAATGAACGTCCCCTTTTGTATAACTCTCTATAAAACTTTGTCTAAAGAAGCTTTTAATCTCTACATTAGGTATTTTTAAAGAGTATGATTTAAGCTCGGTTATCGGAGATATTCTCATTTTTTCATATGTTAAATATCCTGAGAATAACATTAAAGACCAAATAGTGTTTGTATTATTTAAATCATCAAAGATTATATTTTCTGAGATAGTTTCCCAAATTACCTCTCCTTTAAATATCATCTCCAACTCTTCAAATACTTTTTTATCATTTTTATCTAATAACTGTTTAATCAAAGCGTTATCACTTGTATTTATCCAGTAAGCCCCTAGTACATTTTTATTTATAAAATTAATCAATGACCAAGGGTTATATACAAGTTTACCTCCAAATGTATATCCGTTATACCATCTTTTAACACCTTCTAATTCATAATCCAATCCATAGTATTTTAAAGCTTCCTCTACTTCCTCTGTTGTTAAACCGAAATAGTTAAAATCACTATCTAAGATTGTAGATACACTAAGATTATTAAGTTCTGAAAATATACTTTCTTTTGCTACTCTTAATATACAAGTAAGAACTGAAAACTCTAAATATGGATTGCCTTTTAGAGCTGCACTTAGAAAATTACGAAAGAAGAATATAGCGTCATCATAATAGCCTTGAGAGTGAGCAGTTACTAAAGGGGTATCATATTCATCTATTAAAATGATTACCTTTTTTCCATAAAATTTAAAAAGGTATTTAGATAGATTTTTTAATGCTCCCACAAAATCTCCCGTTTCATTTAAAAACTCTATCCTATCAAAATCTATTTTTTCACTCTCATCTAATTTTTCTCTGATGTATCTTTTTGTATTAAATATATCTTTTAGCAATTTTTTTATCTCTTCAAAACACTCTACCCAATTACTAACTTTTATATCTTTTAAGCTGACATATATAACTGGGTATTCGCCTTGATACATCATTTTGTCTGTATTTGAAATATCTAGCCCATTAAATAAATTTCTATTAGCTTCTTTGTCTTCTATATTAAAGAAATAGTTAAGCATCGACATATTTAAAGTTTTTCCAAATCTTCTTGGCCTAGGTAGTAGTGTAACTTTAGATTTTTTGTTAAGTAACTCATCTATCATCATTGACTTATCCACAAAATAATAGTTATTTTCTATTATCTCTTTGAAATTATCTATACCAACTGGTAACTTTTTCTTAACCATCTTTTTTCACCTCACTTTATTTATTAAAAACTATAAAATTATTCGTTTCTGTAATTGGTCTATAGTCAGCCATAAATTTCCTTTGTTTTAGTCGTTATATTCTAATTCTAAACTTAACTTTTCTCTTTCTAGCTCTTCTATCAATTCCTCTTCTGTTGGGAAGTAAAATTGATATTTAGATGCAAAGATATTTTTACTATCATCTAGTAATGTGTACTTAACCATTGAATCATTTTTATCTGAACAAAGAAGCAATCCTATAATTGGATTATCACCTTCTAAACGTATCTCTTTTTCATAATAACGTACGTAAAAATCCATTTGTCCTATATCTCTATGAGTTAATTTTCCCATTTTTAAATCAATCAAAACAAAACATTTTAAGATATAGTTATAGAAAACTAAGTCAATATAATAGTTATCGCCATCTATATTAATTCTTTTTTATCTCCCAACAAAAGAAAACCCCTTTCCTAACTCAAAAAGAAAAAGCTGTAGTTTATCCATAAGGGCAGATTCTAAATCACTTTCTACAGATATTGTGTAATCTCCTTTTCCTAAAAACTCAAAACCCATAGGACTTTTTATAATATCGTGAGCTGTTTCTACTTTTTGTCCAACTACTGAAAGTTCTTTTACTGCAACAGGATCTTTACTCATCTTAATTCTTTCGTATAGCAGAGAGCTTATCTGTCTATCTAATTCTCTTGATGACCAGTTATTTTCCATTGTTTCAATCATATAGAAATTACGAATATCATCATTTTTTAATTTCATCAGAAGTCTATAGTGTGTCCAACTCAATTCTCCACGCACTGAGTGGAGAATTGGAAATGTTAAATAAAATTGTTTCATATACCAAAGATTTTGTTTTGAATAGCCTTTTCCAAACTCTTCTGTTAGTTTTTCAGAGATAGATTGGATTACATATTTTCCATATTCAGCTCGATTTTCCCCTCTTTGCTCTTCTTCAACAATCTCTTTACCAATTCCAATAACTTTCTATCATAACAGTATTTACAACTTTAAATGCTTTAGCACGACCGTTTTCTAAAATATTTTTTACTCTAACATATAGATTTTCTACTAATTCTAATTTATCTATTTTTTCATTTCCCATACTATTTCTCCAACTTTTTAAATGTAAGTAGTTTATCTCTATAGTATTCATAC is part of the Cetobacterium somerae genome and encodes:
- a CDS encoding type I restriction endonuclease subunit R → MADYKPITETNNFIVLDKYDKIAQQGVSYQTEAQLEAELIKDLQNQGYEYLPKLINTKEMLKNIRIQLETLNEIKFLDSEWRRFCEEYLDKPSDNYIDKTRKIHDDYIYDFTFDDGRIKNIYLVDKKNMSRNKLQVISQFEQKGTQSNRYDVTILVNGLPLIQVELKKRGIAIREAFNQVNRYTKESFNADNSLFKYLQICVISNGTDTRYFANTTKRDKNSFDFTMNWAKSDNTLIRDLKDFTATFFQKNTLLDILLHYSVFDSNNILLIMRPYQIAATERILWKIKSSYLAKKWKTLESGGYIWHTTGSGKTLTSFKAARLATELDFIDKVFFVVDRKDLDYQTMKEYQRFSPDSVNGSENTAGLKKNVEKDDNKIIVTTIQKLNNLIKTEADLPIYNKQVVFIFDEAHRSQFGEAQKNIAKKFKKYYQFGFTGTPIFTENALGSETTASVFGTELHSYVITDAIRDEKVLKFKVDYNDVRPKFKSLEMEQDEDKLTSAEAKIAFLHPERIKEISQYILNNFKVKTHRTYNGEKGFNAMFTVSSVDAAKLYYETLTNLQKNSEKPLKIATIFSFAANEEQNSIGEILDETFEPSAMNQSAKEFLNSAINDYNTMFKTNFGIDSKEFQNYYRDLANRVRKQEIDLLIVVGMFLTGFDAPTLNTLFVDKNLRYHGLIQAFSRTNRIYDSTKNFGNIVTFRDLEQATIDAITLFGDKNTKNVVLEKSYKEYMEGFADISTGAARRGYIEIVRELNSRFPNVDDIATERDKKDFAKLFGEYLRVENILQNYDEFTRLKALQALDMDDSKMVEEFKAMYYVSDEDIESMKNIEMPKERVIQDYRSTYNDIREWLRREKKGAVGDDSTLQWDDIVFEVDLLKSQEINLDYILELIFDKHKKVKSKDALIGDVRRLIRSSTGNRAKESLIVDFINSTDLDKFDNKASIIEAFFSFAQMEQVKEVEELIKEEKLNTDAAKRYILTSLKKEQASDNGTELNEIIPKMSPLNPNYLTKKSTVFKKISTFVEKFKGIGGSI
- a CDS encoding AAA family ATPase, with amino-acid sequence MVKKKLPVGIDNFKEIIENNYYFVDKSMMIDELLNKKSKVTLLPRPRRFGKTLNMSMLNYFFNIEDKEANRNLFNGLDISNTDKMMYQGEYPVIYVSLKDIKVSNWVECFEEIKKLLKDIFNTKRYIREKLDESEKIDFDRIEFLNETGDFVGALKNLSKYLFKFYGKKVIILIDEYDTPLVTAHSQGYYDDAIFFFRNFLSAALKGNPYLEFSVLTCILRVAKESIFSELNNLSVSTILDSDFNYFGLTTEEVEEALKYYGLDYELEGVKRWYNGYTFGGKLVYNPWSLINFINKNVLGAYWINTSDNALIKQLLDKNDKKVFEELEMIFKGEVIWETISENIIFDDLNNTNTIWSLMLFSGYLTYEKMRISPITELKSYSLKIPNVEIKSFFRQSFIESYTKGDVHFYGTMIEDLFLGELNSFVNKFKRMYLSAVSYHDAGDSEKYYHHFMLGLLLTLGDKYIITSNRESGYGRYDIALEPKDKKNFGLIFEFKIGDKNSIGEKAKEALAQIDEKKYDISMKNNGVSKVIKIGMAFSGKDVAIESEIN
- a CDS encoding cysteine hydrolase family protein, whose protein sequence is MKKALLIIDLQNDYFPQGKFPLWNTEVTLNNILETIKICKDKNYPIVHIQHIADPNLGLAPFFIKDSEGVQIVPEILEAAPNAPIVIKTYADGFVKTNLNEVLEKLDVDELLVCGMMTQNCVTHTSISNKKTKNYKTSILMDACTSVSEPIHLIGLAATLTWDVSLISYKDI
- a CDS encoding CGGC domain-containing protein, encoding MENIDFNNIEFIIIIQCSIAKRRCSGFYCVQSFYDKKGTFLNYPKDKNIMYLSMECGGCCGKGVSSLIGHFNKKMVDFYKIPKDKTVIHLASCMTNDQHHYDRCPHIEYIKNIIVKKHGFKNVVEGTYISVKSTNLRDKEIYNKY
- a CDS encoding winged helix-turn-helix transcriptional regulator; protein product: MKLRKEYTCPLEFIHDILRGKWKTVIMWQIYYRKNPSLSQLQKDIKGISQKILLEQLNELLEYKLVSKEKFLGYPLNVQYYITDDKGMKVIEALKIYQKLGEIYLDELKSISK